ATGATCTCGGCGGATTCGTTGTTCACGATCGTGCCGCGCGCCTTGTCCCACAGCACCGGCACCGTCACGCGCCCGGTGTAGCGCGGGTCGGCCGCCGTATAGACCTGGTGCAGGAACCGCGCGTGGTTCACGGGGTCGGGGATCACGCCTGGCCCCTCCTCGAAGGTCCAGCCGTTCTCCTGCATCCGCCAGTGGACGACGGAGAGCCCGATCATCCCCTCCAGCCCCTTGCGCGTGCGCATGATCAGCGCCCGATGCGCCCAGGGGCAGGCGAGCGAGACGTAGAGATGATAGCGCCCGGGGTCGGCGGGGAAGCCGCCCTCCCCGCTCGGCCCGGGGCTGCCGTCCGCGGTGACCCAGTTGCGGTAGGCGCTGTCCTTGCGGACGAAGCGCCCGCCCGTCGCCTTGGTGTCGTACCACTGGTCCTGCCACCGGCCGTCCACGAGAAGTCCCATGACCTTCAGCCCGCCCGGTAACTGTTGAGGATCGCCGCACCCTCGGCGCCGGCACGCGATGTCCAATCCGCCACCACGGGCGCGGCGGCGGCCGTGAGAGCGGCGCGCAGCGGGGCGCCGCCCGCCATCGTCACGCCGTTCGCGCGCATCCGCGCCTCGTTCTCCGCCAGCCGCGTGGCGATGGCCTGGAACTGCCGCGCCTCCGTCTCCCGCGCGGCCTGCTCCACATGGTCCTGCACGGGCTTGGGCAGAGCCCGCAGCTCGGCCGTGTTGCAGAAGGCGAGGCTGAGGGGAGAGGCGTAGTCCAGCACGGTGAAGTGCGGCAGGATCTCCCACAGCCGTGCCCCCGCTCCGCCATCGCCGGAGGACATCACCGCATCCATCTCCCCTGCCCTCAGCCGGGGCAGCGCATCGGCGAAGGAGATCTGCGCGGGTTCCGCGCCCGCGTTCCGCATCGCCGCCGTGCTCGCCGCGTCATAGGTGCGGACCTTCAGCCCGCGCAGCGCCTCCGCTCCGGAGACAGGGTTGCGGGACCAGAGGCCGGTGGCGGGCCAGGGCGTGGCGTAGAGCAAGGTGACACCGCGCGCCTCCAGCGCCGCCGCGTAGGCCGGGCGCGCCGCGCGCAGCAGCCGCGCCGTGTCCTCGGCGGAGGCGGTGAGGAAAGGGAGAGCGGAGAGCTGGAAGATCGGCGCCTCGCCCGCCAGGGCACCGGTGAAGGCATCGGCCGCCTGCACGCGCCCATCCGCGGCGGCGCGGATCATCGCGGCGGAGCGCAGCCCGTCCGGCGCGTCGAAACCCGGCGTCACGAGGAGCGCGCCGCCGGAGAGACGCGTCGCGCCCTCCGCGAAGCGGGCGATGCCCTCGCCCGGCATGGCGTTCGCCGGATACTCGGTGACGATGCGCCAGGATTCCGCCGCGCGGGCGGTGCCCGCCAGCCCCGCGGCAGGCAACAGGGAGAGAAGGGTACGGCGCGTCGGCATCGGGGGGACCTCCGGTTCGCCCGGAGTATCCTGCCCGGCGCCGCCGCGCCGCAAGCCGCCCCTCGGGCTACTCCGCGGCCGCCTTGTTGCCGCCGATCACGCCGCGGCGCACCTGGTCCTCCTCGATGCTCTCGAACAGGGCGCGGAAGTTGCCCTCGCCGAAGCCGTCATCGCCCTTGCGCTCGATGAACTCGAAGAACACCGGCCCGATCACGTTGGCGGAGAAGATCTGCAGCAGCAGCCGCGCCTTGCGGTCCTCCACCACGCCCTCGCCATCCACCAGGATGCCGTTCTTCTTCAGCCGCACCAGATCCTCGCCATGGCCGGGCAGGCGCGCATCCACGCGCTCGTAATAGGTCTCCGGAGGCGCCGGCATGAAGTTCAGCCCGGCCTCGCGCAGCCCCTCGATCGTGCCGTAGATGTCGTCGCAGCCGCAGGCGACGTGCTGGATGCCCTCGCCCTTGTACTCGCGCAGGTACTCCTCGATCTGGCTCTCGTCATCCGCGCTCTCGTTCAGCGGGATGCGGATGCGGCCATCGGGGGAGGTGAGCGCGCGGGAGAAGAGGCCGGTGTACTCGCCCTTGATGTCGAAGTAGCGGATCTGCCGGAAGTTGAAGATGCGGTTGTAGAAGTCGTACCAGTAGTCCATCCGGCCGCGAAACACGTTGTGCGTCAGGTGGTCGATGTAATACAGCCCCGCGCCCGCCGGCCAGGGATCGCGCTCGCCCAGCCACATGAACTCGGCGTCGTAGCAGGACCGCCCCTCGCCGTACCTGTCGATGAAGTAGAGATAGGACCCACCGATGCCCTTGATAGCCGGCACGTCCATCGTCTTGCCCTCGGTGGCCGGCTCTGCGCCGTTCTTCACCGCGTGGTCGAAGGCGTGCTGCGCGTCCACAACGCGAAAGCCCATGGAGGGCACGCAGGGCCCGTGATCCTTCGTGAACGCCTGCGCGTGGGAGCCGGGCTCCTCCGTCAGCAGGTAGTTGATGTCGCCCTGGCGATACAGGGTGCTCTTCTTGGTGCGGTGCTTCGCGACCGCCTTGAAGCCCATCCTCTCGAACAGGGCGTGCAGCTTCTCCGGCTCCGGGCTCGCGTACTCGACGAAGGCGAAGCCGTCCGTGCCGGCCGGGTTGTGCTCGGTGACCACCGCGCGCGGCGCGTCGTGGGGGAACGGACCCATGGAAGCCTCCTCAAGGATTATGGGAGGAGCCTACCGCGCGTCCCCCGCAAGTTGCGTGCGAACTGCGAGGCGAAACGCCTGCCCTTGCACGTTCCGTGCGTGCTAGACTCTCCCCATGCAAGAAGCCGTCGAACTCGACGCCATCGACCTCCGCCTCCTCGCGGCCCTGCAGGAGGACGGGCGGCTCACGAACCAGCAGCTCGGCGACCGCGCCGGCCTCTCCCCCTCCCAGTGCTCCCGCCGCCGCACCGCGCTGGAAGCGGCGGGGATCATCCGCGGCTACCGGGCGGAGCTGGCGGCCGAACCGCTCGGCCTGCGCCTCCTTGTCTTCGTGCAGGTCACGCTGGCCACCCACAGCCGCGACAACGCCCAGCGCTTCCGCGAGCTCGTCGCCCGGCTGGAGGAGGTGCAGGAGGCCTACGCCATGACCGGCGACGCCGACTACCTCCTCAAGGCCGTGGTGGGCGACCTGAAGGACCTCTCCGCCCTCGTGAACGACGTGCTCCTGCCGCATGAGAGCGTGGCCCGCGTCCGCTCCTCCATCGTGCTGGATCGGCTGAAGGAATCCGGCCGCCTACCGCTCTCCGGCCTCCGGCGGTAACCCGGGGCTCAGCCCGCCTCCGGCATCGCCCGCGCCAGCACGATCCGGAAGCGCGCGCCCCGCTCAGCGGCCAGCAGCTCGATCCGCCCGCCCGCCCCCTCCACCAGGGACCGCGCGATGGCCAGCCCCAGCCCGGTCCCGCCCCTCTCCCGCGCCGTGGTGAAGAAGGGGTCGAAGGCCCGCGCCGCATTGGCGGGGGAAAGGCCGGGGCCGTCGTCGGAGACGGTCATCACCGCCGTCGCGCCGTCCTGCTGCAGCCCGATCGCCACCGCCGTGCCCGGCCCGGCATGGACCAGCGCGTTGCCGAGCAGGCTGTCCAGCACCGTCGCCGCCGCCTGCGGCGCGATGGCCGCCTCCGCCTCGCCCGAGACGGCCACGCGCAGCCCCGGATGCCGGGCGGCCGCCGCCTCCGCCAGGGGCCGCAGGTCGGCGCGCCCGCCCGCCGCCGCCATGTCGGCGCGGGCCAGGGCAAGAAGGCCGCTCACCAGCCGGTCCAGCCGCGCCACCCCCTCCTCGATCGTGGCCGCGAAGCGCGCCCGCTCCGCGGCCGACATCGCCTCCCCGTGCTCCGCCAGCAGCTCCGCCGCGCCGCGCATGGCGGCCAGCGGCGTCTTGAACTCGTGGCTGACATGGGCGGCCAGCCCGCGCACATAGGTCGCGCGCCCCTCCAGCGTCGCGGTCATGCGCGCGATGGCGTCCGACAGCTCCGCCGCCTCCCGCACGGCCGTGCCGGGCACGGCCGGCAGCCGGGCCGAGCCGCCGGCCGCCACCTGCCGCGCCGCGCGCACCACCGCGTCCAGCGGCCGGGTGATGAGGCGCGAGGCAAGCGCCGCGAGCGCGGCCACCAGCAGCAGAAGCAGCAGCGCCACCGCCGCGATCTCCGGCACCTTGCCGGACACCGTCTGCGTCACGGTGGACGGCGTGCGGGAGAGAAGGACGACCGCGTCCACCCTCTCCCCGTCCAGCACGGGCATGGCGAGGTGGACGCGCAGCCCGGCCGTGCGGCTGATGCCGCCGGGAACGTCGGTCGCGATCTTCTCCCGCCGGCGCAGCACCGCCAGGGGCCGCCCCGACCGCGCCGCCTCCACCTCCTCCAGCCCCGCCAGCGAAAGCCCCGTATCCGCCCCGGTGGAGGCCACCACCACGCCCGAGGCATCGAGCAGCCGCAGCGCCGCCAGCGTCACGGCCTGGGTGTCGCGCAGAACCGGCAGCAGGCGCGCACCGGCCCAGGCGGCCTCAGCCACGGGCGGCGGGCCGGGCCGCGGATCGGGCGCCAGCGGCAGCACGGTGTCGTGCGCCAGGTCCAGCCCGCGCCGCCGCGCCGTCTCCAGCGCGCGCGTCGTCAGCCCGTCCGCAAGGCTCTCCGGCGCAATGCCCCGCGCC
This genomic window from Pararoseomonas sp. SCSIO 73927 contains:
- the dctP gene encoding TRAP transporter substrate-binding protein DctP, which translates into the protein MPTRRTLLSLLPAAGLAGTARAAESWRIVTEYPANAMPGEGIARFAEGATRLSGGALLVTPGFDAPDGLRSAAMIRAAADGRVQAADAFTGALAGEAPIFQLSALPFLTASAEDTARLLRAARPAYAAALEARGVTLLYATPWPATGLWSRNPVSGAEALRGLKVRTYDAASTAAMRNAGAEPAQISFADALPRLRAGEMDAVMSSGDGGAGARLWEILPHFTVLDYASPLSLAFCNTAELRALPKPVQDHVEQAARETEARQFQAIATRLAENEARMRANGVTMAGGAPLRAALTAAAAPVVADWTSRAGAEGAAILNSYRAG
- the hppD gene encoding 4-hydroxyphenylpyruvate dioxygenase; translated protein: MGPFPHDAPRAVVTEHNPAGTDGFAFVEYASPEPEKLHALFERMGFKAVAKHRTKKSTLYRQGDINYLLTEEPGSHAQAFTKDHGPCVPSMGFRVVDAQHAFDHAVKNGAEPATEGKTMDVPAIKGIGGSYLYFIDRYGEGRSCYDAEFMWLGERDPWPAGAGLYYIDHLTHNVFRGRMDYWYDFYNRIFNFRQIRYFDIKGEYTGLFSRALTSPDGRIRIPLNESADDESQIEEYLREYKGEGIQHVACGCDDIYGTIEGLREAGLNFMPAPPETYYERVDARLPGHGEDLVRLKKNGILVDGEGVVEDRKARLLLQIFSANVIGPVFFEFIERKGDDGFGEGNFRALFESIEEDQVRRGVIGGNKAAAE
- a CDS encoding Lrp/AsnC family transcriptional regulator; the encoded protein is MQEAVELDAIDLRLLAALQEDGRLTNQQLGDRAGLSPSQCSRRRTALEAAGIIRGYRAELAAEPLGLRLLVFVQVTLATHSRDNAQRFRELVARLEEVQEAYAMTGDADYLLKAVVGDLKDLSALVNDVLLPHESVARVRSSIVLDRLKESGRLPLSGLRR
- a CDS encoding HAMP domain-containing sensor histidine kinase — its product is MRPFRRPRLRTLLLLSNLVVLVLPVTGFWALRLYESALVRQTETELRAQAAVLAGAWRAARGIAPESLADGLTTRALETARRRGLDLAHDTVLPLAPDPRPGPPPVAEAAWAGARLLPVLRDTQAVTLAALRLLDASGVVVASTGADTGLSLAGLEEVEAARSGRPLAVLRRREKIATDVPGGISRTAGLRVHLAMPVLDGERVDAVVLLSRTPSTVTQTVSGKVPEIAAVALLLLLLVAALAALASRLITRPLDAVVRAARQVAAGGSARLPAVPGTAVREAAELSDAIARMTATLEGRATYVRGLAAHVSHEFKTPLAAMRGAAELLAEHGEAMSAAERARFAATIEEGVARLDRLVSGLLALARADMAAAGGRADLRPLAEAAAARHPGLRVAVSGEAEAAIAPQAAATVLDSLLGNALVHAGPGTAVAIGLQQDGATAVMTVSDDGPGLSPANAARAFDPFFTTARERGGTGLGLAIARSLVEGAGGRIELLAAERGARFRIVLARAMPEAG